The genomic region AAATCAAACACTTATAAACCTCAGATTTTCCTTTCCTAAGGACAAGGATAAAGCAGATGACatcgataggaagaatttggttCTTCCCACACAATTCAACAACATATGAATACAAAATCTTTACTATCTTAAAAAGTACTCTTTCATCAATGACCATGTACAGAGTATACCAGCAAAACCCTCACAAATTGATcactttttgacttttgatAAATCAAAGCAAGTAACAGTAACCTCAAATCCAGTAGGATTAAAGAGACGTGGGAAATCCATAATGTTCTAGGCGTGCCATGACGTTTTCTTCAATCAATTTAGTAGAGTTCATATGAGATAAAATGAATTAACTATGCACATTACTGCATTCTCTTCTTCCATGGATTTAGTAACAATATCATAGCTATTTCCTTGTTCTGCTCTTACCATTTCTGATTTCACAAATGCCATACCAGCATTTCAGCCAAGGAAAAAAAGTTTCTACCCTAAATGTGAAAAGCCCATTTCAGTTCTCCATGGGCCTTAGCCCTCAAGTGCTCCAATTATGGATATGAAATATTCCAGAACGTGCTCGAGTAAAGTGTCTTATCCTTGCAGAAGCCTCTTGACAGTGTTTTAGAAAATGATTTAAACCTAAAAATAGAAGCATCTTGTGAATACTAGAATCCTCTATTAAGTCCTATAAAAGTCCAGTTCAGGTGCTCCTTGTATTCAGACAAGCAAAGCATAGAAATTCTACGACAGCTCCCTCAATTTTCCTTGTTATCAAAGTTTCCtgtttaatctcgttttccaTTCCTGAAAATGTCTCTGATTCCAAGCTTCTTTGGCAGCCGCCGCAGCAACATCTTCGATCCTTTCTCTCTTGATGTTTGGGATCCTTTCAAGGACTTCCCTTTCCCTTCTTCACTCACCACACATACCCCAGAAACCTCGGCTTTTGTTAACACCCGGATGGACTGGAAGGAAACCCCAGAAGCTCACGTCTTCAAGGCTGATGTTCCAGGGCTCAAGAAAGAAGAAGTGAAAGTGGAGGTTGAGGATGACAGGGTGCTGCAGATAAGTGGAGAGAGGAACATAGAGAAGGAAGACAAGAACGATACTTGGCATCGCGTGGAGCGTAGCAGTGGCAAGTTCATGAGGAGGTTCAGATTGCCTGAGAATGCCAAGATGGATCAGATCAACGCTTCCATGGAAAATGGGGTGCTTACTGTGACTGTTCCAAAACAGGAGGTGAAAAAGCCTGACGTTAAGGCTATTGAGATTTCAGGCTAGAAAATTGAAGATGAGTTGTGAAGGCATCTCTCTCCTGCGACAGATTATCAAAATAACTactttaatagaaaaaaaaaagtttgtgAGCTATGAAGTGGGTGCCTCTTTCTCTGTCAGATGAGAGTTTTGTTTGTGTGTGATAAATTATTAAGTACTATGTTCTTGTATGAAGTTTACCCTTCTTCCTTGTTTTTGAAATTGTGGAATTTGCTTGGAGCAAGTACAATTTGTCAGATAATGAATGTACAATTGAATGTGACAACGTACTTAAATGAAATATACATAGCACCCTGGTCTAGAATTGGAAAAATGTAGAATGCTTGAAGCCATTTCCATTTAGAAATGTTATTTTCTCATCAATGATGTGGGCTGTGAGAACTTgagttttaaagaaattttttgataCTGAGTACTGATGGAAAATTGTTACTGATGCGTACAAAATCAAGACTCATTCCTCTGGTTTCACAGCTTTTCGATCTTAGTCAACTCTGTAATCCTTGACAAAGGCCTAATATCACAAGAGTCTGGTTTGGTAAGCTGATATCAGATGGAAAACGTTCACAGTTCCTACAATTTCAACTTGGTGATCAGCCCTGGTGGGGCCTAGGGCAATGGCATTGCAGAAACAGCAGTGGCATTGATAAAAGTTGGTCATACATATAGTTGAGATGTTTATTATCAAGATTCAAGATACAGAACGTTATCGACATCTTGCAGATAACTACTAATGACTTGCTTTTATTCATTTAGCATGACAAGATACATTTTCTCAACTCACTCAACGAATTGTAGAAAGAAGCACCTTCCTGCGTGCAAAGTTCTATCTTCTCCTTCAAATTGATTATCTTACGCCTTAACTCATGCCCTTCTACATCCAGCATAAGCCTTCTTATGGCCTTTTCTATCTCTATGCTTACCAAGCTACTGTCCATTGCCAAACCTACTTTCCATACATGGGTCAGAAGTCTTGCATTCACTCTTTGATCCCCGAAACAGGGTTGACAAATCATTGGAACACCTGCACAAATACTTTCCAGGGTTGAGTTCCAGCCACAATGGCTCCAAAAACCTCCAATGGCCTTATGTGCCAATACTTCCTTTTGAGGTGCCCATTTCACAATTAGGCCTCTTTCTCCAATAAGTTCATTGAAATCATCAGGCAATAATGAACCTGGCCTGAGCACCCATAAGAAAGGTTGCCTGCTGTTAGTCAGTCCTTTAGCCATTTCCCTTAACTCGTTCTTATTCATGGAAGCTATGCTTCCTAGGCTCACATATAAAACTGAGTTATGAGTCTGCTTGTCAAGCCATTCTATGCAGCTTCTATCATCTTTCAGTAAACCGCTTGAGGCAGTTGGAACAATAGTATGAAGAGGGCCTATAGGAAAGACAGGAACTTTGCACTGTTGTTGTAACCGTGCCAGTGATGACTGTTCAAGGCAGTCTATAGTATTGCAAATGATGGCTGACGATGATCTTATATCACTAGTTCTTGTTGTTTGCTGCAGTAAGATAtctagatttttatttttgaaattggcTATGGGCAGATCCTTGAATCTGAGGGGATAAAGGCCAGGCACTAGGGCCAGTGACATGGCTTCTGTATCAACATAGAAGATTTAAACTATTAGAGTTGTTAACGATCAGGCAGTAAGGCCACTAGAGATTATGAAGcattcttttcctttgaaaaatgaattgcTTAGCAAATGAATATTCAACTTTATCTCTAATACTGAAGAGCAACACAAATATTAAGGAAATATATACCTTGCAAGGGAAGATAACCCTCTCTCAGGAGTTGTGGAAATGAATAGTATGTGAGAAAAGTGGCAGCACTAGTGGTTCTCAACATGATGCTTGGAAGCTCCAGTTCATGTGCGACAGCTTCTGCAAAGTACATAGATCCATCATAGATGATACAAGGGAGCTTGTGACTATGATCTTCCTTCTCCCTTTCCATTATCTGGGTTAACGAGTTCTTGAGTGGGGCTTTGCAGCTGATGTTAAGACACGATATGACATCTGTAACATCCATGGAGGAGGCGTCTCGATCAAACAGGGTGTCTTGTATTGGCAGAAAAGTAAAATCAGGGTGATTGTCTGGATTAGGAAAGTTGAATCTAGTGTGTGCCACTGTAATGGAGAAGCCAATGGCATGAAGAAGGTTGCCGAGCTGAAGCATCGGATTTATGTGCCCCTGAAATGGACATGGAACCAGCACCAATTTACGCAGCCCCCACCTTTGCTTCTCCATCTCTTCTTCTCTATGAAAGGTTGTCAAGGATACTGGCCTCAAAGTCAGTACTTGTTTACCAGAGCAATTATCTAACCCCATGGAGTACAGAATTCTTGAAGTTGATCAGAGGGTGAAGTTCTGATATACTGGTGGAAGTATCTCAAGGCTACACTCTGGGCTTATATAGGTCTTCCAGGAACAGGTA from Theobroma cacao cultivar B97-61/B2 chromosome 9, Criollo_cocoa_genome_V2, whole genome shotgun sequence harbors:
- the LOC18590580 gene encoding UDP-glucose iridoid glucosyltransferase, producing the protein MGLDNCSGKQVLTLRPVSLTTFHREEEMEKQRWGLRKLVLVPCPFQGHINPMLQLGNLLHAIGFSITVAHTRFNFPNPDNHPDFTFLPIQDTLFDRDASSMDVTDVISCLNISCKAPLKNSLTQIMEREKEDHSHKLPCIIYDGSMYFAEAVAHELELPSIMLRTTSAATFLTYYSFPQLLREGYLPLQEAMSLALVPGLYPLRFKDLPIANFKNKNLDILLQQTTRTSDIRSSSAIICNTIDCLEQSSLARLQQQCKVPVFPIGPLHTIVPTASSGLLKDDRSCIEWLDKQTHNSVLYVSLGSIASMNKNELREMAKGLTNSRQPFLWVLRPGSLLPDDFNELIGERGLIVKWAPQKEVLAHKAIGGFWSHCGWNSTLESICAGVPMICQPCFGDQRVNARLLTHVWKVGLAMDSSLVSIEIEKAIRRLMLDVEGHELRRKIINLKEKIELCTQEGASFYNSLSELRKCILSC
- the LOC18590579 gene encoding 17.3 kDa class I heat shock protein, producing the protein MSLIPSFFGSRRSNIFDPFSLDVWDPFKDFPFPSSLTTHTPETSAFVNTRMDWKETPEAHVFKADVPGLKKEEVKVEVEDDRVLQISGERNIEKEDKNDTWHRVERSSGKFMRRFRLPENAKMDQINASMENGVLTVTVPKQEVKKPDVKAIEISG